DNA from Pseudomonas putida:
CTCCATCGCGGGCATGGATGCTACTAATGTGCCACCACCCTGTCGAGGGCGACTTCGTCTCTTTACCGGCACAAAAAAACGCTACATCGATCGCGATGTAGCGTTCGCTCAGTGTTCGAATCAGGCCAGCGCCGTACGACGCAACTCACGCGCCGCAGCAACCATGTTGACCAGCGCCGCCTCGGTCTCCAGCCAGGCGCGGGTCTTCAGGCCGCAGTCCGGGTTGACCCACAGGCGCTCGGCCGGGATACGCTGGACCGCCTTGTTCAGCAACCCGATGATGTCGTCCTTGCTCGGCACGCGCGGCGAGTGGATGTCGTACACGCCAGGGCCGATCTCATTTGGGTAATCGAAACGCTCGAAGGCCTCCAGCAGCTCCATGTCCGAACGCGAGGTCTCGATGGTGATCACATCGGCGTCCATGGCCGCGATCGACTCGATCACATCGTTGAACTCGCTGTAGCACATATGGGTGTGGATCTGCGTCTCGTCACGCACGCCCGAGGCGCACAGTCGGAAGGCCTCGGTGGCCCATTCCAGATAGTGCGGCCAGGCCCCCCGGCGCAGCGGCAAGCCTTCGCGGAAGGCGGCCTCGTCGATCTGCACGATCTTGATGCCCGCAGCCTCCAGATCCACCACCTCATCGCGGATCGCCAGCGCCAGCTGGCGGGCCTGGACTTCGCGGCTCACATCCTCCCGCGGGAAAGACCACATCAGCATGGTCACAGGGCCCGTCAGCATGCCCTTCATCACCTTGTCGGTCAGGCTCTGGGCGTACTGGATCCAACCAACGGTCATGGCCTTCGGGCGGCTAAGGTCGCCGAAGATCACCGCCGGTTTCACACAGCGCGAGCCATAGCTTTGTACCCAGCCGAAGCGGGTGAAGGCATAGCCCTCGAGCTGCTCGGCGAAGTACTCGACCATGTCGTTGCGCTCGGCCTCGCCGTGCACCAGCACATCCAGGCCGAGGTTTTCCTGGATCTGCACGGCATGGCGGATCTCGCTTTGCATGGCCTCGATGTAGTCGGCCTCGGTCAGCTTGCCCTGCTTGAAGGCCTGACGCGCCAGGCGGATCGCAGACGTCTGTGGGAACGATCCAATGGTCGTGGTGGGAAACGCCGGCAGTTCCAGCCCCGCCCGCTGCTTGGCGATGCGCTGCTCGAAAGCCGACTGACGCTGGCTGTCCTTGGGCTGGATCGATGCCACACGGGCCTGCACCGCCGGCTTGTGGATGCGCGGCGACGTGGCGCGGCTGGCCTGAACGGCGCGGCTTTGGGCCAGCGCCGCGATCACTTCATCCGCCTCAGGCGTGTTGATCGCCTTGGCCAGCAGTACCACCTCCTGACACTTCTGCACGGCGAAGGCCAGCCAGCTCTTGAGTTCGGCATCGAGCTGATCTTCGCGAGCCAGGTCCACCGGGCTGTGCAACAGCGAGCACGACGGCGCCACCCACAGGCGATCGCCCAGGCGCTCGGCGGCGTAACGCAGTACGTCCAGGGCCTTGTCCAGGTCGCAGCGCCACACATTGCGGCCGTTGACCACGCCCAGGGAGAGGATCTTGTAGGCAGGCAGGCGGTCGAGGATGGTCGGAAACTGCTCCGGTGCCCGCACCAGGTCGATGTGCAGGCCATCGACCGGCAGGTTGGCCGCCAGGCCCAGGTTGTCTTCCAGGCCGCCAAAGTAGGTAGCGACGAGCTTTTTCAGCGGCGCGCGCTGCAGGATGTTGTAGACGCGCTCGTAGGCGTTCTTCCAATCCTGGGGCAGATCTAGCGCCAGGATCGGCTCGTCGATCTGTACCCACTCCACGCCTTGGGCGGCCAGGCGGTTGAAGATCTGGTCGTACAGTGGCAGCAGGCGGTCCACCAGCTCCAGCTTGTCGAAGTCCGCACCCTTGGTCTTGCCCAGCCACAGGTAGGTCAGCGGGCCGATCACCACTGGCTTGACCGCATGGCCCAGGGCCTTGGCCTCGTCCACCTCCTCGAACAGTTGCTCCCAGCTCAAGGCGAACGCTTGGTCAGCGGTGAACTCTGGGACCAGGTAGTGGTAGTTGGTGTCGAACCATTTGGTCATTTCCTGGGCATGGCCACCGCCACAGCAGCGGTCGCTGACGCCACGCGCCATGGCGAACAGGGTGTTCAAGGTCGGCTTGGCCCCGTCGTGGCCAGCAAAGCGAGCCGGGATCACACCGAAGGTCAGCGAGTGGGTAAGCACCTGGTCGTACCAGGCAAAATCACCGACCGGCAGCAGCTCGATCCCGGCATCCTTCTGCACCTGCCAATGGGCGGCGCGCAGCGCCTGGCCCACGGCGCGCAGGCCGGCTTCGTCCAGCTCACCCTTCCAGAACGCCTCCTGGGCCTTCTTCAGTTCGCGGTCCCGACCGATGCGCGGAAAGCCCAGGTTGTGCGCCAGTGCCATGTCTTATCCCTCAGAAATCTTGAAATTGAATGAGGGAATTTTCCCGGCTGAGCCTGTGTGAGACAAACTCATTAAATTTGAGATCAACTCAAGATTTGCTCATGATCGTCGAACAGGTTCGAGGACAACAAAGAACCTGCGGGAGCG
Protein-coding regions in this window:
- the metE gene encoding 5-methyltetrahydropteroyltriglutamate--homocysteine S-methyltransferase, whose amino-acid sequence is MALAHNLGFPRIGRDRELKKAQEAFWKGELDEAGLRAVGQALRAAHWQVQKDAGIELLPVGDFAWYDQVLTHSLTFGVIPARFAGHDGAKPTLNTLFAMARGVSDRCCGGGHAQEMTKWFDTNYHYLVPEFTADQAFALSWEQLFEEVDEAKALGHAVKPVVIGPLTYLWLGKTKGADFDKLELVDRLLPLYDQIFNRLAAQGVEWVQIDEPILALDLPQDWKNAYERVYNILQRAPLKKLVATYFGGLEDNLGLAANLPVDGLHIDLVRAPEQFPTILDRLPAYKILSLGVVNGRNVWRCDLDKALDVLRYAAERLGDRLWVAPSCSLLHSPVDLAREDQLDAELKSWLAFAVQKCQEVVLLAKAINTPEADEVIAALAQSRAVQASRATSPRIHKPAVQARVASIQPKDSQRQSAFEQRIAKQRAGLELPAFPTTTIGSFPQTSAIRLARQAFKQGKLTEADYIEAMQSEIRHAVQIQENLGLDVLVHGEAERNDMVEYFAEQLEGYAFTRFGWVQSYGSRCVKPAVIFGDLSRPKAMTVGWIQYAQSLTDKVMKGMLTGPVTMLMWSFPREDVSREVQARQLALAIRDEVVDLEAAGIKIVQIDEAAFREGLPLRRGAWPHYLEWATEAFRLCASGVRDETQIHTHMCYSEFNDVIESIAAMDADVITIETSRSDMELLEAFERFDYPNEIGPGVYDIHSPRVPSKDDIIGLLNKAVQRIPAERLWVNPDCGLKTRAWLETEAALVNMVAAARELRRTALA